From the Candidatus Eisenbacteria bacterium genome, one window contains:
- a CDS encoding isocitrate lyase/phosphoenolpyruvate mutase family protein, whose translation MRTTSLNKRNRIRAVRPAVVARAAAAPALDEAPPIPPTRWAGIVRPYRGEDVERLRGTIAVEHTLAQLGARRLWHLLTTREYVNALGALTGNQAVQQVKAGLEAIYLSGWQVAADANLAGQTYPDQSLYPANSVPQVVRRINQALLRADQIEHAEARKAAAPHTALTNGHANGNGHANGDGHANGDGHANGDGRANGDGHANGDGRPRYWMAPIVADAEAGFGGPLNAFELMKGMIEAGAAGVHFEDQLSSEKKCGHLGGKVLVPTSHFIRTLVAARLAADVMNVPTLIVARTDADSAKLITSDIDPRDGEFLTGTRTPEGFFGYKGGLECAIARALAYAPYADLLWCETSTPDIKEAREFAEAVHARFPGKMLAYNCSPSFNWKAKLDDVTIAKFQRELGAMGYKFQFVTLAGFHQLNHGMFELARAYKERGMSGYAELQESEFASEKHGYSATRHQREVGTGYFDEVMQVISNGGCSTLALEGSTETAQFRVR comes from the coding sequence ATGCGAACGACATCGTTGAACAAGAGAAACCGCATCCGCGCCGTTCGGCCCGCGGTGGTGGCGCGGGCCGCCGCCGCGCCCGCCCTGGACGAAGCACCCCCGATTCCGCCGACCCGCTGGGCGGGGATCGTTCGCCCGTACCGGGGCGAGGACGTGGAGCGCCTCCGCGGCACGATCGCCGTGGAGCACACGCTGGCGCAGCTCGGCGCGCGGCGGCTCTGGCATCTCCTCACGACGCGCGAATACGTGAACGCGCTCGGCGCCCTCACCGGAAACCAGGCGGTGCAGCAGGTGAAAGCGGGCCTCGAGGCGATCTACCTGAGCGGCTGGCAGGTCGCGGCCGACGCGAATCTCGCCGGCCAGACCTACCCCGATCAGAGCCTCTATCCGGCGAACAGCGTTCCGCAGGTCGTACGTCGCATCAACCAGGCGCTCCTTCGGGCCGATCAGATCGAGCACGCGGAAGCGCGCAAAGCGGCGGCGCCTCATACGGCGCTCACGAACGGCCACGCGAACGGAAATGGCCACGCGAACGGGGACGGCCACGCGAACGGGGACGGCCACGCAAACGGGGACGGCCGCGCGAACGGAGACGGCCACGCGAACGGAGACGGGCGACCGCGCTACTGGATGGCGCCCATCGTCGCCGACGCGGAGGCGGGTTTCGGCGGGCCGCTCAACGCCTTCGAGCTCATGAAGGGGATGATCGAGGCCGGGGCCGCGGGGGTCCACTTCGAGGACCAGCTCTCGTCCGAGAAGAAGTGCGGCCACCTGGGCGGCAAGGTGCTCGTCCCGACCAGCCACTTCATCCGCACCCTCGTCGCGGCGCGGCTCGCGGCGGACGTGATGAACGTCCCCACGCTGATCGTCGCGCGGACCGACGCGGACAGCGCGAAGCTCATCACGAGCGACATCGACCCGAGGGACGGCGAGTTCCTCACCGGCACGCGGACGCCGGAGGGCTTCTTCGGCTACAAGGGCGGCCTCGAGTGCGCCATCGCGCGCGCGCTGGCCTACGCGCCCTACGCCGATCTCCTCTGGTGCGAGACCTCGACCCCCGACATCAAGGAGGCGCGGGAGTTCGCCGAGGCCGTGCACGCCCGCTTCCCCGGGAAGATGCTCGCGTACAACTGCTCGCCCTCGTTCAACTGGAAGGCGAAGCTCGACGACGTGACCATCGCGAAGTTCCAGCGCGAGCTCGGCGCCATGGGCTACAAGTTCCAGTTCGTGACGCTGGCGGGGTTCCACCAGCTGAACCACGGCATGTTCGAGCTGGCCCGCGCCTACAAGGAACGCGGCATGTCCGGCTATGCGGAGCTGCAGGAGTCGGAGTTCGCATCCGAGAAGCACGGCTACTCGGCGACGCGGCACCAGCGCGAGGTGGGAACGGGCTACTTCGACGAGGTGATGCAGGTCATCTCGAACGGAGGATGCTCGACGCTGGCGCTCGAGGGATCGACCGAGACCGCTCAGTTCCGCGTGCGCTGA
- a CDS encoding ATP-binding protein, whose product MPIPLIHIPRSRSLARYLLFALAPAVPLVGLVHLIVRSTVRSAEESAGRRAVAVAKLGSTAVDEYFRGLTSYVEAYSRNPALATAAASRDEGKAREILRSLLEGNGRVDRTFVTDSSGILWTDYPYEQPVIGKSFAHRDWFRGVSSRESTYVSTAYNRAAGKQERSIAVATPIRLPGGGTGGYLVAQVLVSSLQRQIAHSPEAGFGEIFVLDRLQSVVAVTGDHLGPALLGAVTSCVDRAASKPVIHRIEVDGRTYLVAQSRAPVLGGCVLAARGLDQSLAATHAIGAFLYAIAIAAALLVALFLSMALGRRERRIEDLRKQEARLAAEVAERTESLTRTVSRLRAEVGERMRAEASLRESERRFRGTFEQAAVGIAHFSAEGRILRANQKLGAILGVPHERLLLMSITDLVRPEDFRNREGCPEGDVLQGLGEWKEGICEVERELLRGDGSRVWCQITLAPVTDERGEAEYFTGVVEDVSERKRLEEEVVQSQKMRAIGQLAGGVAHDFNNLLTTILGYAELLQRRLTRGDLARSYADEIMRAGQRGSALTAQLLAFGRKQMLRPIPINLNDVVRGMEGLLQRLTGDLVTLEMDLDPSLHTVKADLGQVEQVLMNLVVNARDAMPAGGEILIETRNVEVDEAAAQDISGIAPGAYAEVTVTDNGMGMDAATRARLFEPFFTTKEMGKGTGLGLSMVYGIVKQSGGAITVTSEPGQGSSFRVYLPRTELPAVPIRTEELPVSGSNGADRTPLHARAHETVLLVEDEVGLRAMARQTLEENGYDVLEAENGAEAIAIAETHEGPLHAVLTDVKMPRMSGATLAERVRQIFPDVKVVFVSGFTEESVFGQVPPDPNVTFVQKPYTPTSLLRVLREVLERTGPGVIP is encoded by the coding sequence GTGCCCATTCCCTTGATCCACATACCTCGCTCCCGATCCCTGGCGCGCTACCTCCTCTTCGCCCTCGCCCCCGCTGTCCCGCTGGTCGGGCTCGTGCACCTCATCGTGCGCTCCACGGTGCGGAGCGCCGAGGAGAGCGCGGGGCGGCGCGCGGTCGCGGTCGCCAAGCTCGGCTCCACCGCGGTGGACGAGTACTTCCGGGGCCTCACCTCGTACGTCGAAGCCTACTCCCGCAACCCGGCCCTGGCCACCGCCGCGGCCTCGCGGGACGAGGGGAAGGCGCGCGAGATCTTGCGCTCGCTCCTCGAGGGGAACGGGCGTGTGGACCGCACCTTCGTCACCGACTCGAGCGGCATCCTGTGGACCGACTATCCCTACGAGCAGCCGGTCATCGGGAAGAGCTTCGCGCACCGCGACTGGTTTCGCGGAGTCTCGAGCCGCGAGAGCACCTATGTCTCGACCGCGTACAACCGGGCGGCGGGGAAGCAGGAGCGCTCGATCGCGGTCGCGACACCCATCCGGCTCCCCGGAGGGGGAACGGGTGGCTACCTCGTCGCGCAGGTCCTCGTCTCCTCGCTCCAGCGGCAGATCGCGCACTCCCCGGAAGCGGGATTCGGCGAGATCTTCGTGCTGGACCGCCTCCAGTCGGTGGTGGCGGTCACCGGAGATCACCTCGGCCCCGCCCTGCTCGGAGCCGTCACCAGCTGCGTCGACCGGGCTGCTTCGAAGCCCGTGATCCACCGCATCGAGGTGGACGGCCGCACGTACCTCGTGGCGCAGTCCAGGGCGCCGGTGCTGGGCGGATGCGTGCTCGCGGCGCGGGGCCTGGATCAGTCCCTCGCCGCCACCCATGCGATCGGGGCATTCCTCTATGCGATCGCGATCGCGGCGGCGCTCCTCGTCGCGCTCTTCCTCTCGATGGCGCTCGGGAGGCGGGAGCGGCGGATCGAAGACTTGAGGAAGCAGGAAGCCAGGCTGGCCGCGGAGGTGGCGGAACGGACCGAGAGCCTCACGCGCACGGTCAGCCGTCTCCGGGCCGAGGTCGGCGAGCGGATGCGCGCCGAGGCTTCGCTCCGCGAGAGCGAGCGGCGCTTCCGCGGGACCTTCGAGCAGGCGGCGGTCGGGATTGCCCACTTCAGCGCGGAAGGCCGCATCCTTCGCGCCAACCAGAAGCTCGGGGCGATCCTCGGCGTCCCGCACGAGCGGCTGCTCCTCATGTCGATCACGGATCTCGTCCGTCCGGAGGACTTCAGGAACCGGGAGGGCTGCCCCGAGGGCGACGTGCTCCAGGGTCTCGGCGAGTGGAAGGAGGGGATCTGCGAGGTCGAGCGCGAGCTCCTGCGCGGGGACGGGTCCCGCGTGTGGTGCCAGATCACGCTCGCCCCGGTCACCGACGAGCGCGGCGAAGCCGAGTACTTCACGGGCGTCGTCGAGGACGTGAGCGAGCGAAAGCGACTCGAAGAGGAAGTCGTCCAGTCCCAGAAGATGCGCGCGATCGGACAGCTCGCGGGCGGCGTGGCCCACGACTTCAACAACCTGCTCACCACGATCCTGGGCTACGCCGAGCTCCTGCAGCGACGGCTGACGCGCGGGGATCTGGCCCGGAGCTACGCGGACGAGATCATGAGGGCCGGACAGCGCGGCAGCGCGCTCACGGCGCAGCTCCTCGCGTTCGGACGGAAGCAGATGCTGCGTCCGATCCCGATCAACCTGAACGACGTGGTGAGGGGGATGGAAGGGCTCCTCCAGAGGCTGACGGGCGACCTCGTGACGCTGGAGATGGATCTCGATCCCTCGCTCCACACGGTGAAGGCCGACCTCGGCCAGGTCGAGCAGGTTCTCATGAACCTGGTCGTGAATGCTCGCGACGCCATGCCGGCGGGAGGCGAGATCCTGATCGAGACCCGCAACGTCGAGGTGGACGAGGCCGCAGCGCAGGACATCTCCGGCATCGCGCCGGGCGCGTACGCCGAGGTCACCGTCACGGACAACGGCATGGGCATGGACGCGGCCACGCGGGCCAGGCTCTTCGAGCCCTTCTTCACGACGAAGGAGATGGGGAAGGGAACGGGACTGGGACTCTCGATGGTGTACGGCATCGTGAAGCAGAGCGGAGGAGCGATCACGGTCACGAGCGAGCCGGGGCAGGGGAGCTCCTTCCGGGTCTACCTTCCGCGCACCGAGCTGCCGGCCGTGCCGATCCGGACCGAGGAGCTCCCGGTCTCGGGTTCGAACGGCGCGGACAGGACCCCGCTTCACGCGCGGGCGCACGAGACGGTGCTCCTCGTCGAGGACGAGGTGGGGCTGCGCGCGATGGCGCGCCAGACTCTCGAGGAGAACGGATACGACGTGCTGGAAGCGGAGAACGGCGCCGAGGCGATCGCCATCGCCGAGACGCACGAGGGGCCGCTCCATGCCGTGCTGACCGACGTGAAGATGCCACGGATGTCCGGCGCCACCCTCGCCGAGCGCGTGCGCCAGATCTTTCCCGACGTGAAGGTCGTCTTCGTGTCGGGGTTCACGGAAGAGTCGGTCTTCGGCCAGGTCCCTCCGGATCCGAACGTCACGTTCGTCCAGAAGCCCTACACGCCCACGAGCCTCCTGCGCGTGCTCCGGGAGGTGCTCGAACGCACGGGCCCGGGCGTCATCCCTTGA
- the aceB gene encoding malate synthase A encodes MVTRADNSTGIEIEGTIRAGYEEILTDDALAFVADLTRRFRPTVESLLAARRDRLDAGTPLDFLVETRAIREGDWKGPSIPSDLTTRTVEITGPVDRKMVINALNSGANCFMADFEDSNAPTWDNNLQGQRNLRDAIRGTIEYTDPATGKQYRLNERTATLLVRPRGLHLPERHLLVDGALAPGCLFDFGLYFFHNARALLERGTGPYFYLPKLEHHLEARLWNDVFLAAQAALGIPRGTIRATVLIETLPAAFQMDEILYELREHSAGLNCGRWDYIFSFIKTRRDDPAAVLPDRSQVTMQQPFLRAYTQLAIRTCHRRGVHAMGGMAAQIPIRNDADASRIALEKVRADKLREVTDGHDGTWVAHPGLVPVAREVFEAVMSGPNQLDRLREDVRVSAHELLEVPRGTRTEEGLRQNVRVGVQYLEAWLRGLGCVPLYNLMEDAATAEISRAQVWQWIHHRAALEDGRVVDAALLRAIADEEMARIEKETGPERFRGGRFPEARELFERLSTSPELEAFLTIPAYERLEPPRPH; translated from the coding sequence ATGGTCACGCGCGCGGACAACAGCACGGGAATCGAGATCGAAGGGACGATTCGTGCCGGTTACGAAGAGATCCTGACGGACGACGCTCTCGCGTTCGTGGCCGATCTCACGAGGCGCTTCCGGCCCACGGTCGAGTCGCTGCTCGCCGCGCGCCGGGACCGTCTCGACGCCGGGACGCCGCTCGACTTCCTCGTCGAGACGCGCGCGATCCGGGAGGGTGACTGGAAGGGGCCGTCGATCCCGTCCGACCTGACCACACGCACCGTCGAGATCACGGGCCCCGTCGACCGGAAGATGGTCATCAACGCGCTCAACTCCGGCGCGAACTGCTTCATGGCCGACTTCGAGGACTCGAACGCTCCGACGTGGGACAACAACCTCCAGGGGCAGAGGAACCTCCGGGACGCGATCCGCGGGACGATCGAGTACACGGACCCCGCGACGGGCAAGCAGTACCGCCTGAACGAGCGCACGGCGACCCTCCTCGTGCGTCCCCGCGGGCTCCACCTCCCCGAGCGCCATCTCCTGGTGGATGGGGCCTTGGCGCCCGGGTGTCTCTTCGACTTCGGGCTCTACTTCTTCCACAACGCGCGCGCGCTCCTCGAGCGCGGCACGGGGCCGTACTTCTATCTGCCCAAGCTCGAGCACCACCTCGAAGCCCGGCTCTGGAACGACGTGTTCCTCGCCGCGCAGGCGGCGCTCGGAATCCCGCGCGGCACGATCCGCGCGACCGTGCTCATCGAGACGCTCCCCGCCGCTTTCCAGATGGACGAGATCCTGTACGAGCTGCGCGAGCACTCGGCGGGGCTCAACTGCGGCCGGTGGGACTACATCTTCTCCTTCATCAAGACGCGCCGGGACGATCCCGCGGCGGTGCTGCCGGACCGCTCGCAGGTGACGATGCAGCAGCCCTTCCTGCGCGCGTACACGCAGCTCGCCATCCGCACGTGCCATCGCCGCGGCGTGCACGCGATGGGAGGGATGGCGGCGCAGATCCCGATCCGGAACGACGCCGATGCGAGCCGGATCGCGCTCGAGAAGGTCCGCGCGGACAAGCTCCGCGAGGTGACCGACGGACACGACGGGACCTGGGTGGCCCACCCCGGGCTCGTCCCCGTCGCGCGAGAGGTCTTCGAAGCGGTGATGTCGGGACCCAACCAGCTCGACCGCCTGCGCGAGGACGTCCGCGTCTCTGCCCACGAGCTCCTCGAAGTCCCGCGCGGCACCCGAACCGAAGAGGGGCTTCGCCAGAACGTCCGGGTCGGCGTCCAGTACCTCGAGGCCTGGCTCCGGGGCCTCGGATGCGTCCCCCTCTACAACCTGATGGAGGACGCCGCGACCGCGGAGATCTCACGCGCGCAGGTGTGGCAGTGGATCCACCATCGGGCGGCGCTCGAGGATGGGCGCGTCGTCGACGCGGCGCTCCTGCGCGCGATCGCGGACGAGGAGATGGCGAGAATCGAGAAGGAGACCGGCCCCGAGCGCTTCCGGGGCGGGCGATTCCCCGAAGCGCGCGAGCTGTTCGAACGACTCTCCACGTCTCCGGAATTGGAGGCGTTCCTGACGATACCGGCCTACGAGCGGCTCGAGCCGCCGAGGCCTCACTGA
- a CDS encoding short-chain fatty acyl-CoA regulator family protein gives MGRETTTGLGKRVRALRLREGLTQSAMAARLGISPSYLNLIESDRRPLSANLLLALAQAFSLDLRSFAGSVDTKLVADLSEVFGDPLFEDRAPSQRELGEFVAGNPEVARAVIHLHHAYTEARASAESIAAEVVDRQDLSGVDRAGLAAEEVSDLIQRHVNHFPELEAEAERVGADAKLHEHDFFEGMALYLERKHRVRVRVLRMAEMKEAVRRFDPERLELCLSEVLRRGSRNFQLAHQVALLTCPDTLDRIASDSTLTSAESRALCRVALANYFAGALLMPYEAFYRAAEEERYDTDLLEHRFRANFEQICHRLTTLNRAGMRGIPFHMVRVDIAGNISKKFSATGLRFPRFGGLCPLWNVHAAFLQPNVIRAQLDRLPDGTMYFSIARTIRKHRGGYRTPEVMYSVGLGCDVESARRMVYADGFDLANPAGAAPVGITCRLCERLDCRARAFPSIYQPLRVDENARGVSFFTRPGKE, from the coding sequence ATGGGACGCGAGACCACGACGGGTCTTGGAAAGCGCGTGCGGGCCTTGCGCTTGCGGGAGGGGCTCACGCAATCGGCGATGGCGGCGCGGCTTGGGATCTCGCCTTCCTACCTGAACCTGATCGAGAGCGACCGCCGTCCCCTGAGCGCGAATCTTCTCCTGGCTCTTGCCCAGGCGTTCAGCCTGGACCTCCGATCCTTCGCGGGAAGCGTGGACACGAAGCTCGTGGCCGACCTCTCCGAGGTGTTCGGGGATCCGCTCTTCGAGGACCGGGCTCCGAGCCAGCGGGAGCTGGGCGAGTTCGTCGCTGGAAACCCCGAGGTCGCGCGGGCGGTGATCCACCTCCATCACGCCTACACCGAAGCGCGGGCCTCGGCGGAGTCGATCGCCGCCGAGGTGGTGGACCGCCAGGACCTCTCCGGCGTGGACCGCGCCGGCCTCGCGGCCGAGGAGGTCTCGGACCTGATCCAGCGCCACGTCAACCACTTCCCCGAGCTGGAGGCGGAGGCCGAGCGCGTCGGCGCGGACGCGAAGCTGCACGAGCACGACTTCTTCGAGGGAATGGCCCTGTACCTCGAGCGAAAGCACCGCGTCCGCGTGCGCGTCCTGCGCATGGCGGAGATGAAGGAGGCGGTGCGGCGCTTCGACCCCGAGCGGCTGGAGCTCTGCCTCTCCGAGGTGCTGCGCCGGGGCTCGCGCAACTTCCAGCTCGCCCACCAGGTCGCGCTGCTGACCTGTCCCGACACCCTCGACCGGATCGCCTCGGACTCCACGCTCACCTCGGCCGAGTCGCGCGCGCTCTGCCGTGTGGCGCTGGCCAACTACTTCGCCGGCGCGCTCCTCATGCCGTACGAGGCCTTCTACCGAGCCGCCGAGGAGGAGCGATACGACACGGACTTGCTGGAGCATCGCTTCCGCGCCAACTTCGAGCAGATCTGCCACCGGCTCACGACCCTCAACCGAGCCGGCATGCGCGGAATCCCCTTCCACATGGTGCGCGTGGACATCGCCGGGAACATCTCGAAGAAGTTCAGCGCGACCGGGCTGCGTTTCCCCCGGTTCGGCGGGCTCTGCCCCCTCTGGAACGTCCACGCCGCGTTCCTCCAGCCGAATGTCATCCGCGCCCAGCTCGACCGTCTCCCGGACGGCACGATGTACTTCTCGATCGCCCGCACCATCCGGAAGCATCGCGGCGGATACCGCACGCCCGAGGTCATGTACTCCGTGGGACTGGGATGCGACGTGGAGTCGGCGCGGCGGATGGTCTACGCCGACGGCTTCGATCTCGCGAACCCCGCCGGCGCCGCGCCGGTGGGGATCACCTGCCGCCTGTGCGAGCGCCTCGACTGCAGGGCCAGGGCGTTCCCCTCGATCTACCAGCCGCTGCGCGTGGACGAGAACGCGCGCGGCGTCTCCTTCTTCACGAGGCCGGGGAAGGAGTAG